Genomic DNA from Planktothrix tepida PCC 9214:
AAATTCGTTTCTGCGGCTGCTAAATCTCGACCATTTTCATAAGTTTCTGGTAAAATTTCAGGCAAATAAGGTTTAAGGCTAGGATTATCTTTAAGCAACCTTAAAATATCGCGTCTTTGTACTCGAATGGTTGCTAACCAACTACGACTGCGTTTTGTGGGTTGATATTCCCATTTTAATAAATGAGCAATTAAAATACTCAATCTGTTTCTTAATTGTTGGCGTTCCTGTCTTCCCAAAGATTCTATTTCCTCAATTAAATTGTTCAGATCCAGGTGATGCCATTGTTGTTCACGGAGTAACTGAGCTTGCTTTTGTGTCCAGCCATAGAAATCCTGTTCATATAAACTTTGCATGATTGATTTTTCCTGAATTTAATAATATCATAAATT
This window encodes:
- a CDS encoding DUF29 domain-containing protein encodes the protein MQSLYEQDFYGWTQKQAQLLREQQWHHLDLNNLIEEIESLGRQERQQLRNRLSILIAHLLKWEYQPTKRSRSWLATIRVQRRDILRLLKDNPSLKPYLPEILPETYENGRDLAAAETNLPFNRFPENCPYLMDDILSDRFYPGEPNIELEEN